TGCCAAGGCGCTGGCCTGACAGGGGCCGGGGCCACGGTGACCGGCTCGTGGGGGCGAGGCGAGGCGAGCCGCCCGGCCGGCGGGTCCTGGCCGGCGTCGTAGCCGGGCTAAAGGCGGTTAGGCCGGCCGCAATCCGTGAGGCGTTCCAGCGCGGGGCCCGCACCGGGGGGGCGGCGGGGAGCCGCTGGGGCTGCCGCGGCTGGCGCTGTTTTTTATTGACACAGGATTTTAACCCCTAACTGACGTCGGCAGGCAAGCCGATTGGGGTCGAGAAAAGGCCACACAGCAGTTGAGTCAGACTTTGAGAGGGCTGAAGACAGAGTGGGGTAACTTGTCAGCCGGGGGTTGCTGAAGGATTTGTGCTAGATAAGGAAATGGGTGTTCCAGGGACGCTCGGGAGCCCTGTCTTAGGAACCCTGCTTCCCTAAGGTCTGCCTGGCAGCCAGCGAGCGCCCCCATCCTCCTTGACTGCGGCGCCCCATACAAACCCCATTATTTCTAACGCCCAGGGATGATGGAACTGTGCCTGAAGCCGCACAGAATGCTGTGTATATTCTCCACGAAGTGAATCATAGCTTTTCATGTGAGCTGTGGCCGGCAAGAAAAGCCTGGGGCAGAACTGGGTTCTGTGAGCCGTGGGACCCTTGCCCTCTTTGGGTCTCCTATCCCCGCCTCAAAAATGggaggcggggcttccctggtggcgcagtggttgagagtccgcctgccgaagcaggggacgcaggttcttgccctggtccgggaagatcccacatgccgcggagcggctgggcccgtgagccatggccgctgagcctgcacgtccggagcctatgctccgcatagggagagaccacaacagtgagaggcccacgtaccgcaaaaaaaaaaaaaagaggcgaTGGGCGCCCTGACCTCCAAGGGCCTGCTCTTCCAGCTGTCAGATTCCATTTTCACTGTGTTACCTCTTGCTTTGTTGGAATATTTTGACTTTGATTTTGAAACCGCCTTTATTTCCTTATATCTTATCTGGCTGATGTAGCAATAGGGGCAGTGGGTTAAGCTGAGTCTTTGGAGCTGGCTAGCAGTTAGCTAAATGACCGCAGGGCCCTAGGTAGGGAGATGAAGCAGAAGGAAGCCATCGTTGGCCACTTCCAGATCTTACTGAGAGCAGTCGAGGTTCTGGAGTGCGCAGTGTGTCACCACTATTAAGGAAAGAGCTGGGTTTTTTCCATTTAGGGAACTCGTCAGAGCATCAGAGCTAAGAGTTTCTGTGTCAGGAGTCAGGCGGGTGGTGGAAGTGGGACTGTAGGGAATCAGCAAGAATGTGGCTGCCCCGTTCAGAGGGGGCGCCAGCCCTTTGATGCCATGCAGAAGGAGGGATCCAGTTCAAGAGAAGCCCAACAAAATGTGTCTCAAGGCTTGGCCTTGACTCTGCTCTGTAGTCCTCCTGGAGCTCGTATGGCACATATCGGGGCTGAGAGGAGGTGGCATAGCACAGAAACCTGATCATGTGAAAATGTTTGTTTTGCCGAGCATGAGGAGAAGGGCCTGGAAAAAGCCCAGCTGGTTGTCAAAAGGAGGACTTAGCTACCTCTGTGTGATCCTTAACGCTGCAATTCAGGCAGTTCCCTGGCCATGGCAGATGAGCTTGAATTCTGTATTAGACGGCCCCAGTGGACGTGGTCTATCAGTCTGTTGGTTGATGCTGCCTGCTCTCTGGATCCCTTTTTTTGGAGAGGTCCCATCCCAGCACCTACCTACTCCAGAATTTCATGGCTGTCTTCTGTCACCTTTTGCAGTTTTAATCCCTTTTACACTAAGATTTAAAGTATTGTTGGGGGCCTTTGGGAATTTTTAGATTGAATAGGAGTTTCATTGTTGAAAACATTTTGGCACCTGTCTCTTGGGCGGAGGATGCTTTTGCCCCTTGGTCACTCCCAGCCCACCCTGGCAGCCTTCTTTGGCTCAGTTGGATGGTGATTCTGTATTATGCACACTCGAATCTAGAACAGTTGTGACCAGCTGTCCCATTTCTCAGGCCCCGGGTGGCTTTTGTGCATTATCCAAATTTCGAGTTCCTGCCATTTGAAAGtgaatattgttttcttttctggctcGAGACCTGAGAAGGGCTGTGAGTAACTGCACAGGACTCAGGCTCTGTTAGCTTGCAGAGGCAGCCATATGCCGAGGGAAAAGAGCCTGGCCTGGCGCTTTCATTCTTCATGGTCTTTCTCTGAATCAGGTGTGAACAACCCCAGAACTGGCAGTGGTCACATCTGACAAAGGTTTGAATCACAGGGACAGGCTGGCATTTGTGTCCTTTTAGaacctttgaaaaagaaaatagggatCCTAAGTCTGAAAGAGCTGATTTCCACAATTATGAACATGAATCGTGTTCTCTGTTTTCCTTACGGATATGGTTAAATGAGGCTATCCTCTTCTTTATCAAAGAACTTAGAAAACCTCGTATTTCGAGGCTCACCacgttgcatccctgggatgtCACTTCCCCGGATGCCTGGACTGCTGGGCCAAGGGCTTGCTTTGAAGTCTCGGCCCAGCGTGGCCTCATGTGGACGCTGACTGGAACCACATTTTGTCTTCAGGTCCAGCCCTGCTGGGAATCTTTCTCCATCACACGGATTTAAGGAAGAGCTTGACCGTGGAGCAGGGCACGATGAAGGTTGAGTTACTGCCTGCTCTGACCGACAATTACATGTACCTGATCATTGATGATGACACCAAGGAGGCTGCCATTGTGGACCCGGTGCAGCCCCAGAAGGTGGGAGGCGAGGCCCCAGCACCAGTTCTTCATCTCCTGATGAGTTTGATAACCACAGTGCCCTTGCAACTTGGCCAAAGCTGAAAAGAAATTAATCCATTTGGTTTTTGAAAAACAGTTAAACTAGTGTCCAGCCACTCTGTTACAGGGGCAAAGGGCCAGTGAGAGGGGTGGAAGCGACCAAAGGCTTTGGAGTGGAGAGAAAAGGGCTCCTGTCTGTAGAGTCCCTGGGCAAGAGAAGGAGGAGCCCTTCTCAgcactttctcctcctcctcaggGCTTTCTGCCCCTTAGTGCTGCCTCTAAGAGTGGCAGTCTCTGCTGGAGGGGCTTTGAGAGGTTGTGGGTGGGACTGAACTGCCGAACAGATCAAGGGAGAAAAAGCCTCCTTGTCaccctgctctcctggagctgGGGCAAATTGGCAGGCTCCACTGGGCATCACCCTGCAGACTGATGAGCCAGTGCCGGGGTGTGACTGTGGCCTGTGTCCTGCCTCATGTTTGGTTGCAGGTTGTGGAAATGGTGAGGAAGCACGGTGTGAAGCTGACTACAGTGCTCACCACCCACCACCACTGGTAAGTGCTCCAGAGGCCAAACTTCTGTGCCAGCAGAGTTGCTTGGGCCTTACAGCTGTGCCGCGCACACCCCAAGGGGGAGCATCCACcaggtggaggggggtggggcgCTCGCAGGCTCCCAGGGGTCCCCCCACAGGTGGGAGCCTAGGGGCTCAGAGCCCTGGAAGCCCTTCTTTCCTCCACAGCTGTGAGCTAAGGGTCAGCCCCAGTGGGGTTCTGACGGGGCTTCTGGGCACTAGCCTCTGTGCTGCTGCCCTGGTCCCTCAGGCCTGGTGATGGGGTCTGGTGACTTGGGGGCTCCAAGGGGAGAGGCTTATGCTGTATATCCTGTGGCCATGGGTGGACCTTTGGCAACATCTTTGAAAGCTCTTGTGCTTGTGTGGTGGGAAATTGGCCTTGATGTCGGGGAATAAACTAGTCTAGACATAAGTGTTTTTGAAAATCAAGCAATCATTTGGAGAGGTTGcggtttttttgatatttgaaaGCTAAAGGATGAAAAAAGTTCTTATATTTGGGTCTTAGGACTAGAGTTGCCTGCCCAAGGCCCTTGTGGGTTTTTGAAACTTTTGAGGCTCTTCAAAGctaggaaaaaatgtttatttggctctgaattttcttttccaaataactGCCAGAGGGCAGCTAGGACAGCTTTGAACCTGTTCTGTGGCATCTCACGGAGCTTGGGGCGTGTCTTCGGGTAAAAGGACACCTTTCATCTTCTGTGTGGGAGTGTCACGTGGATGTGGTTGGCCAAAGTCTGCTAAGTGTTGGAAACTTGTTGATGTAACTAAGTCGCTGAGAATCTTTGGGGTTGTTTAGCCTCTGGGGTATCAGGTGTTACTTCCTGACTGATTTAGGCCCAAGGATCTGCAGTGGCTACTTAGCACAGCCGCTCCTTCTCTCAGAAACTCCGCCCCGTGTGGTGCCGAGGCGCCCTTACTCCTCTGGGCTCTGTGGGGCTACACTGGGGGGCTCCACCTCCCCAGCTTTTCACAGTGCGAGTCTCTCTCCCACGGCTTTTCCCACATTGTGATGCCTTATAAATTAAAACAGGCCCCAAACTGAGCTCCAGGGTGTGGCCTGTGCCACCCTCCCACTTATAGGTGGCATTTTCGGGGGTCAGTGATGAGTGTGCTGAGTGCTTGGTGCCAGCTTGTGTGTATCCGCCCCCTgcagggcagggagcagagggcTGCCCCCTCTTATCTGTGAGCCCTGCTGTTTCTGGGCCCGTAGGTGAATGTGTAGTGAGGAGCAGGTGTTCCCTGGTGATTGGAAAGCCCTCGCCTCATCCTGGAAAGGCTAATCTTCTGGGCTCAGGacactcccagccctgccccgagACCCTGGCAGGGCTTGCACTAGTGTATTTCTTACCCCACAAGGTCGAGGCGTGGAGCTCTTCTCTTGACCTGGGAAGCGTGGGGCACTCCTGGATGAGTTTCCAGGAGGTGCCTCAATGCTGGCTGCACATTCGAGTCACGTGGGGAGGTCATTCCGAGCTGGCCTGTCCCTGGGTGGACAGATCCCCCTCTGGCAGCTGGGCATTGTTTTAGAAGACAGCTTTGCAATCTGCTCAGGGCAGTGGGTCCCATCTGGTCTgtgaatcagaatcacctgagggcCTTTAAAACTCCTGGGCTGTGGGCTTCCCCAGGCCCACTGCATCAGGATGTGCGTGTGGGAGTCACGCCTTGGCGCTGTTTACAGATCCTCAGGTGACTCTGATGTGCCCGAAGTCTGGGAATCACGGGTGTAGGGATTATCCAGGTGTTTGTGATTTGGTTCATCTGCTCCAGAAGCTTCTGCAGCAAGACGGCAGGGGCACAGAAGTGCCTCTCTTGGGAATGGGGTGTCTGAGGACATTCTTTTTCAGTGGAGCCAAATGACAGACAAGAAGCGAGGATCCTGGGTTGGAAGATGCATTTCTCTTCTGAGAAACAtaactgggaaaaataaaaattccgtTTGGTTAGGGTGTAAAATCAGGCAAACCCTGTTCATATCGGCAGTAGCCCCAGCTCCCCTTTTCGACTTCCAGGGACCACGCTGGCGGGAACGAGAAGCTGGTCAAGTTGGAACCTGGGTTGAAGGTGTATGGGGGTGATGACCGGATCGGAGCCCTGACTCACAAGGTCACACACCTGTCCACACTGCAGGTGAGGAGTGAATGGAAGGGACTCAACTGTGGCCCTGCTGGGCTCCAGGCCCTAGAGCCGCCTCCTGCTGGCTGTCCCCTCACTTACCCCAGGAACCCAGAGGGGCAGTCAAGGGCTTAGCTGTGGAGACAGCCTGGCCTGTGCATGGGTGGATGGGCTCTTGGGGCTGCCTGGGTCTGGATAGTCCCTTGTGTTGAGAGCATTGCAAGCAAATCAGTGTGCAGATGGTGACCGGCTGAGGGGAGAAGCTGTATGCATGGTTTTGAGACAGCTGGGGACATTGAAATACGGACTCTATGTGGGATCATATTTGACATCAGTGTTAAATTTCTTGGGTGTTGATAATAGTGAGGTTATATGGGAGGATGTCCTTTTCTCAGGAGATGTAGCTGGAGTGTCTAGGGGCAGTGTGTcaagatatgtgtgtgtgaacAAAGCAGGTGCCGCACAGGTGGGACCTGTTAGCATTTAGTGACCCAGGTAAAGGGCACACGGATTCATTGTCATTTTAGTTTTTGGTAGGTTTGAACGTTTTTGAAGTGaagagtggggtgggggatggaggcagagaagggaaacaaaacaaaaggccaAGCAGctaagaaggaaaactgtctttTCTGGCAAGACGCCTGGTTCAGATTTGGCCTGGTTTTgaggagaaaacaaaatcagCCCTTTCGTTTGCATACCAGCAAACACCGGCTTCCAGGGCGTCTCTGCATCTGGGGTACCCTCAAGGACTGGGTCCTGTGGTCACCAGCAAGACCCATGACTTGCTCAATGGAGCAGTGGTTGTGGAAGCCCACTGGCCCTTAATGGCAGCTCCTGCTGTGGGGCGGGCATGGGGTCTGGGAGAATCTGTGAGCCTTAGGACAGGCTCCCCACACGCAGGGAGCACAGGCCAGTGTGTGCTCTGTTTAAGGTGGGGTCTCTCAACGTCAAGTGCCTGTCGACGCCATGTCACACTTCCGGACACATCTGCTACTTTGTGAGCAAACCCAACAGTCCCGAGCGCCCCGTGGTGTTCACAGGTGAGTATTCAGATGTTTGAGCTGGGGGGTCTGGTGTTCTTTGCAAAGACCCTCTTGGCATAGAGATGGCTTTGCACACCTTTGGGCAGAGCAGCAGAGCATCTCCTGCCAGGCAGACTGTGCTGGGCTCTGTGAGGAGGACCACAGCCCTCAGGGTAGAGCGTGGGACTTGGCTTCAAACACGTCCAGGGTACGGGCAGCTGTGGTGGGAATGTGGTGGGGGTGCTACCTCCTCGCGAGGCTGGCCTGAATGCGCCCCTCTGATCCTGGTCATCGTTGTCAGGTGCATGGGGACAGGCCTTTCCTTGAGAGACTCTGCCTGGTGGGGGTGCAGTCCCAGCCCCCACTACGTCCAGCAGCAGACAGGTAGGCAAGTGAGGGGCCAAGGGAGACCCCAAGTGGAGCCAGTCAGACCCGCCTTGTGTGGGGCCTGATCGGTGCTGGGCGCTGCCCCATCCCTCCACGGGCTGTGAGCTGAGTGGGTCTGGCAAAAGCCAGCCCCAGGTCAGGGTGTCGCACACGGTGGCCCAAAGAGCTTGGAAGGTGGAGGTGAAGCCCCACCAGCATCGGGCTGTGTGAGTGGCTCTCGATTGGGGCGAGCAGGCCTTTCCAGCAACTGGCGGTGTTTCTCCTTTTGAGAGGAAATGGAAGAATCTTGATGGTGGTTGGGGAACCTGTGAAGCAGAGCAGCCGTGTGACGGTGGGTGTTCAGGGCGGTGTGAACCAGTGGCCGTGGATGGGCACAGAGCAGGCCCCTCTGCCCCCTTAGCTTGTTTAGCGAGTATAAGCAGTTTTCAGTCTTGAGTCTTCCCCAGTTATGTAACAATCCTGATATTATAACCGCAGTgaaagtttgtttaaaaatacaacagCTGAAGCAGTGTGGGCTCCTAGAGTGGGGAAAAGGTGTTGATGGGAAAGCCACATGAGATCAGGGGTGGGGACGCTAGCACGAAGGGACACACAGGCCGAATGAGGGGTCACAGGGCCTCTGGACTGTCCCTGCAGCTTGTCTGTAAATCCAAAATTATCTCCAAatctattatgtttatttttaaaaatacagtcatTTTTAGGGTCTTTGCTGCAGTAG
This portion of the Pseudorca crassidens isolate mPseCra1 chromosome 15, mPseCra1.hap1, whole genome shotgun sequence genome encodes:
- the HAGH gene encoding hydroxyacylglutathione hydrolase, mitochondrial isoform X3, producing MVLGHWLLGCRTLATLRASCARCGLGPALLGIFLHHTDLRKSLTVEQGTMKVELLPALTDNYMYLIIDDDTKEAAIVDPVQPQKVVEMVRKHGVKLTTVLTTHHHWDHAGGNEKLVKLEPGLKVYGGDDRIGALTHKVTHLSTLQVGSLNVKCLSTPCHTSGHICYFVSKPNSPERPVVFTGDTLFVAGCGKFYEGTADEMYKALLEVLGRLPPDTRVYCGHEYTINNLKFARHVEPSNAAIQEKLAWAKAFL
- the HAGH gene encoding hydroxyacylglutathione hydrolase, mitochondrial isoform X1, translating into MVLGHWLLGCRTLATLRASCARCGLGPALLGIFLHHTDLRKSLTVEQGTMKVELLPALTDNYMYLIIDDDTKEAAIVDPVQPQKVVEMVRKHGVKLTTVLTTHHHWDHAGGNEKLVKLEPGLKVYGGDDRIGALTHKVTHLSTLQVGSLNVKCLSTPCHTSGHICYFVSKPNSPERPVVFTGDTLFVAGCGKFYEGTADEMYKALLEVLGRLPPDTRVYCGHEYTINNLKFARHVEPSNAAIQEKLAWAKEKYSIGEPTVPSTIAEEFTYNPFMRVREKTVQRHAGETDPVTTMRAIRKEKDQFKVPRD
- the HAGH gene encoding hydroxyacylglutathione hydrolase, mitochondrial isoform X4 — translated: MVLGHWLLGCRTLATLRASCARCGLGPALLGIFLHHTDLRKSLTVEQGTMKVELLPALTDNYMYLIIDDDTKEAAIVDPVQPQKVVEMVRKHGVKLTTVLTTHHHWDHAGGNEKLVKLEPGLKVYGGDDRIGALTHKVTHLSTLQATHCLWLAAGSSTRGQRMRCTKPCSRSWAGSLQTREYTVATNTPSTTSSLLAMWSPAMPPSRRNWPGPRRSTASGSPQCHPPLQRSSPTTHS
- the HAGH gene encoding hydroxyacylglutathione hydrolase, mitochondrial isoform X2 is translated as MVLGHWLLGCRTLATLRASCARCGLGPALLGIFLHHTDLRKSLTVEQGTMKVELLPALTDNYMYLIIDDDTKEAAIVDPVQPQKVVEMVRKHGVKLTTVLTTHHHWDHAGGNEKLVKLEPGLKVYGGDDRIGALTHKVTHLSTLQVGSLNVKCLSTPCHTSGHICYFVSKPNSPERPVVFTGDTLFVAGCGKFYEGTADEMYKALLEVLGRLPPDTEKYSIGEPTVPSTIAEEFTYNPFMRVREKTVQRHAGETDPVTTMRAIRKEKDQFKVPRD